A window from Candidatus Nitrospira neomarina encodes these proteins:
- a CDS encoding VOC family protein yields the protein MRVKKLLHTRMRVSDMEQTLGFYREVLGLEVVEQKVSPRGSHLAFLAVPNSEELIELCSFPSSGTVKVQEDLVHLAFEVEDLEQTIQELQAKGVPITDGPTQSSSGSRLIFIDAPDGYEIELIQRPEGVAIV from the coding sequence ATGCGGGTGAAAAAACTGTTGCATACGAGAATGCGGGTGAGTGACATGGAGCAGACGCTAGGCTTTTATCGAGAGGTCCTTGGGCTGGAAGTCGTGGAGCAAAAGGTGTCGCCACGAGGTTCGCATCTGGCATTTTTGGCTGTCCCCAATAGTGAGGAATTGATTGAGTTGTGCAGTTTTCCGAGTAGCGGGACGGTCAAGGTTCAAGAGGATCTCGTGCATTTGGCCTTTGAAGTGGAGGATTTGGAACAGACGATTCAGGAACTCCAAGCCAAAGGTGTGCCGATCACGGATGGCCCCACCCAATCTTCATCCGGCAGCCGGCTTATTTTTATCGATGCGCCGGATGGCTATGAAATTGAGTTGATACAACGGCCCGAGGGCGTCGCCATCGTCTGA